The Euphorbia lathyris chromosome 2, ddEupLath1.1, whole genome shotgun sequence genome includes a window with the following:
- the LOC136218013 gene encoding formin-like protein 2, with translation MASGSTTILFLFIFFVFTTGASAGNRRHLLHQPFFPLTNVIPPIQPPSIAPQPQAQPTQPKYPFSATPYTPQKPFFPTLPSPPPPPSVSTLATFPANISSLLLPHPPSAGISHRHLIITISISLTLLIAAILAAVSALILCSRRRQHHFKTTEKTSRSDSLRLFPANSVPSDGSPKPPKLPHRPGVPSTSSEFLYLGTLVNSTSGVDHQQCIANASNVGVKIGVSSSPYRKLGSPELKPLPPLPKYNYTPTYRSGEVLVGSYKEDEAESDTEEEEFFSPRGSSSRKGSPVRVESSSRHEFPGIQGDNFGSRSFNSRTASYPISNSCSPSNSIPSSSSPASNLSPSPRSTKSKSPETIISFPAPPLQSLKRSPLSMSLSSSSSGRYSGNSHNSPHRNSGFLGYSNQSPARLESVNGSFVPTKLPPPPPPPPPPRFWEISEVGREVDFGSSGPPVFVTPSRPILVQSAVPNTVIEQAQSNAKTERIEETFKPKLKPLHWDKVRASSDRVMVWDQIKSSSFQLNEEMIETLFMVNNSNSNVKDNNGRRQTLAFQNQENRVLDPKKSQNIAILLRALNVTIDEVCEALLEGNLDALGTELLESLLKMAPTKEEERKLKDFNDESPFKLGPAEKFLKAVLDIPFAFKRVDAMLYIANFDSEVDYLKRSFENLGAACQELKNSRMFLKLLEAVLKTGNRMNVGTNRGDAHAFKLDTLLKLVDVKGTDGKTTLLHFVVQEIIRSEGSRLSGTNQNQTASTFQDDVEFRKLGLQVVSGLSGELTNVKKAAAMDSDVLSNEVSKLAAGISKVRDVVKSNEESSLKESSRRFSESMKGFLKKAEEEIVRIQSEERLTLALVKEITGYFHGNSAKEEAHPFRIFLVVRDFLSILDQVCKEVGKINERTIYSSARPMPVNSNLPPVFPVFNGKQHCSSSSDDESLP, from the exons ATGGCTTCCGGCAGCACTACtattctctttctcttcattttcttcGTTTTTACCACCGGTGCCTCTGCCGGAAACCGCCGTCATCTCCTCCACCAACCTTTTTTCCCACTGACTAATGTAATACCTCCAATACAGCCTCCTTCTATTGCTCCTCAACCTCAAGCTCAGCCTACTCAGCCTAAATACCCTTTCTCTGCTACTCCTTACACTCCACAAAAGCCTTTCTTTCCCACACTTCCTtctcctcctccgcctccttcTGTTTCCACTTTAGCCACTTTTCCGGCCAACATTTCTTCTCTCCTCCTTCCTCACCCTCCTTCCGCCGGAATTTCTCACCGCCACCTCATTATCACTATCTCCATTTCCCTGACTCTTCTCATTGCTGCCATTCTTGCTGCTGTTTCCGCCTTGATTCTTTGCTCCCGCCGCCGGCAACACCACTTTAAAACCACCGAGAAAACCTCACGATCCGACAGTCTTCGTCTTTTCCCTGCCAATTCTGTCCCTTCCGATGGGTCTCCGAAACCGCCGAAACTTCCTCATCGTCCCGGAGTACCCAGTACCAGCTCGGAATTTCTCTACTTGGGTACGCTGGTTAATTCGACAAGCGGAGTCGATCATCAACAGTGTATTGCAAATGCTAGCAATGTCGGAGTTAAGATTGGTGTATCGTCTTCGCCGTATCGGAAGTTGGGGTCACCTGAACTGAAACCGCTACCGCCGTTGCCGAAGTACAACTATACACCTACTTACAGAAGTGGCGAGGTTCTGGTTGGTTCTTACAAGGAAGATGAAGCAGAGAGTgatactgaggaagaagagtTCTTTTCTCCTAGAGGATCATCGAGTAGAAAAGGAAGTCCTGTGCGCGTTGAATCAAGTTCTAGACATGAGTTTCCAGGTATTCAAGGAGATAATTTCGGGTCTAGAAGTTTTAATTCAAGAACTGCGTCCTATCCAATATCTAATTCGTGTTCTCCTTCAAATTCCATACCTAGTAGTTCCTCTCCAGCATCAAATTTAAGTCCTAGTCCTAGAAGCACAAAATCTAAATCTCCAGAGACTATAATTAGTTTCCCTGCTCCTCCGCTTCAATCTCTGAAACGATCACCTCTGTCCATGTCTTTGTCGTCCTCCTCATCCGGGAGATATTCAGGGAATAGCCACAACTCTCCGCACCGAAATTCAGGTTTTCTGGGCTACAGTAATCAGTCTCCGGCGAGATTAGAGAGTGTTAACGGTAGCTTTGTGCCTACAAAACTACCGCCacctcctcctccgcctccaccACCACGGTTTTGGGAAATTTCAGAAGTGGGAAGAGAAGTGGATTTCGGAAGCTCAGGTCCCCCTGTTTTTGTTACACCTTCGAGGCCTATTTTGGTTCAAAGTGCAGTGCCAAATACAGTCATTGAGCAAGCACAATCCAATGCTAAGACTGAGAGGATCGAGGAGACCTTCAAACCCAAGTTGAAACCTTTACATTGGGATAAAGTTCGAGCCAGCTCTGATCGGGTCATGGTGTGGGATCAGATAAAATCCAGCTCCTTTCA GTTAAATGAAGAAATGATAGAGACTCTGTTTATGGTGAACAATTCAAATTCGAATGTGAAAGATAACAATGGGCGGAGGCAGACTCTTGCATTCCAGAACCAGGAGAACCGTGTGCTTGATCCAAAGAAGTCTCAGAACATTGCAATATTGTTAAGGGCGCTTAATGTGACTATTGATGAAGTCTGTGAAGCCCTTCTTGAAG GCAATTTGGATGCACTAGGGACAGAGCTTCTTGAGAGTTTGTTAAAGATGGCTCCAACTAAAGAAGAAGAACGCAAGTTAAAGGATTTCAATGATGAATCTCCATTTAAGCTAGGTCCTGCTGAAAAGTTCCTCAAGGCAGTGCTTGATATTCCATTTGCATTTAAGAGGGTTGATGCAATGCTTTACATTGCTAATTTTGACTCAGAAGTTGATTACCTCAAGAGGTCTTTTGAGAATTTGGGG GCTGCTTGCCAGGAATTAAAGAACAGCAGAATGTTCTTGAAGCTTCTAGAAGCAGTGCTGAAAACTGGTAACCGCATGAATGTTGGCACCAATCGTGGCGATGCCCATGCTTTCAAGCTTGACACACTCTTAAAACTTGTTGATGTGAAGGGCACCGATGGGAAAACCACACTCTTGCATTTTGTTGTTCAGGAAATCATCAGATCTGAAGGTTCTCGACTTTCTGGAACAAATCAGAATCAAACAGCTTCCACTTTCCAGGATGATGTTGAGTTCCGAAAGCTCGGGTTGCAGGTTGTTTCAGGTTTGAGTGGAGAGCTCACCAATGTGAAAAAAGCTGCAGCAATGGATTCAGATGTACTTAGCAATGAAGTCTCAAAACTAGCGGCAGGAATTTCAAAAGTTAGGGATGTTGTGAAGTCAAATgaagaaagttcattgaaagaAAGTAGCAGAAGATTTTCAGAATCGATGAAGGGATTCTTGAAGAAAGCAGAAGAGGAAATTGTGAGGATTCAATCAGAAGAGAGACTCACCCTGGCTTTAGTGAAGGAAATAACAGGGTATTTCCATGGGAACTCTGCTAAGGAGGAAGCTCATCCGTTCCGAATCTTTCTTGTTGTACGGGATTTCCTTTCCATTCTCGATCAGGTATGTAAAGAAGTTGGAAAGATAAATGAGAGAACCATATATAGTTCAGCGCGGCCAATGCCAGTAAATTCAAACCTTCCACCAGTTTTTCCTGTGTTCAATGGAAAACAGCATTGTAGCTCGTCGTCGGATGATGAAAGTTTGCCATAG
- the LOC136218012 gene encoding acyl-coenzyme A thioesterase 2, chloroplastic-like → MKPLSKSFNHHHLLNCNRKFFQNPIFSPFFTLTPRASHSRFNEIASCNAFVLDSSIPQSSTSNSAASSKLPSQLHSNHANSSNEFEPNLIASFSNRQTRSCLASGAVSTSKSHSVDLPINRIHISKLLKQSKPAFYAPIHFHCIPRRCFSSEIKNPHIVSTATTPLESSAPIDAGSSIRKPISLWPGMYHSPVTNALWEARSSIFESPADSPLDGSSSGELETKTPSKSRTSILYSFSSDYVLREQYRNPWNEIRMGKLVEDLDALAGTISYKHCCNEDGMTRPLLLVTASVDRIVLKKPIKVDADLKIVGAVTWVGRSSMEIQLEVTQSTKGTSSPSDTLALVANFTFVARDSRTGKSAPVNRLSPETEQEKLLWEEAEERNKMRKKQRVENKGDATDRDIERVNALLAEGRVFCDMPALADRDSILIKDTSLQNSLMCQPQQRNIHGRIFGGFLMRKAFELAFATAYAFAGAKPYFVEVDHVDFFRPVDVGNFLRLKSCVLYTELEDPARPLINVEVVAHVTSPEQRSSEVSNTFYFTFTVRPEAMKDGLRIRNVVPATEEEARRVIERMDAEIS, encoded by the exons ATGAAACCACTCAGCAAATCATTTAACCATCATCATCTCCTTAATTGCAACCGCAAATTCTTTCAAAATCCAATCTTTAGTCCTTTCTTTACTCTCACTCCTCGTGCATCTCATTCCCGCTTCAATGAAATTGCCAGTTGCAATGCCTTCGTTTTGGATTCATCCATACCTCAAAGTTCCACTTCCAATTCTGCTGCAAGTTCGAAATTACCGTCTCAGCTTCATTCGAATCATGCTAATTCATCCAATGAATTCGAACCCAATTTAATTGCTTCATTTTCTAATCGTCAAACAAGGTCGTGCTTAGCTTCCGGTGCTGTTTCGACGTCAAAGTCTCACTCTGTTGATCTACCCATTAATAGAATTCATATTTCCAAGTTATTAAAACAATCAAAACCCGCATTCTATGCTCCCATCCACTTTCACTGTATTCCAAGAAGATGTTTTTCTAGCGAAATAAAAAACCCGCATATTGTTTCCACCGCTACTACGCCTCTTGAGAGCTCCGCACCAATTGATGCAGGCTCTTCGATTCGAAAGCCTATCAGTTTGTGGCCTGGAATGTACCATTCCCCAGTAACAAATGCTCTATGGGAAGCAAGATCAAGCATATTTGAGAGTCCTGCTGATTCACCACTTGATGGCAGTTCTTCTGGTGAATTGGAAACAAAAACTCCATCAAAGAGTAGGACTAGTATTCTTTATAGCTTCTCTTCTGATTATGTACTCAGAGAGCAGTATAGGAACCCTTGGAATGAGATTAGGATGGGAAAGCTGGTTGAAGATCTTGATGCACTTGCTGGAACCATTTCCTACAAG CATTGCTGCAATGAGGATGGCATGACAAGGCCTCTTTTATTGGTGACTGCTTCTGTTGACAGAATAGTACTGAAAAAACCAATAAAGGTCGATGCTGATCTGAAAATAGTTGGTGCAGTTACATGGGTTGGTCGGTCATCCATGGAAATTCAATTGGAAGTGACTCAATCAACGAAAG GGACTTCCAGTCCATCAGATACACTTGCTCTTGTAGCAAACTTCACATTTGTGGCTCGTGACTCAAGGACAGGGAAATCAGCTCCTGTTAACCGTCTCTCACCTGAAACTGAACAAGAAAAGTTGCTTTgggaagaagcagaagaaagaaacaaaatGAGGAAAAAGCAGAGGGTAGAAAATAAAGGAGATGCCACTGATAGAGACATAGAAAGAGTTAATGCTTTGCTAGCTGAAGGGCGAGTGTTTTGTGACATGCCGGCATTGGCAGACAGAGATAGCATTCTTATAAAGGATACTAGCCTTCAGAACTCTTTGATGTGTCAACCACAGCAAAGGAATATACATGGTCGCATCTTTGGAGGGTTTTTGATGCGTAAAGCGTTTGAACTGGCCTTTGCAACTGCTTATGCATTTGCTGGTGCTAAACCATACTTTGTCGAAGTTGATCATGTTGATTTCTTCAGACCT GTGGATGTTGGAAATTTTCTTCGGTTGAAGTCATGTGTTTTGTATACAGAGCTTGAGGACCCTGCTCGACCCTTGATAAATGTGGAAGTTGTAGCTCATGTTACAAGCCCCGAGCAACGTTCTAGTGAG GTATCAAATACCTTCTATTTCACATTCACTGTCCGCCCTGAAGCCATGAAAGACGGTTTAAGGATTCGGAATGTTGTTCCTGCCACTGAAGAAGAAGCCCGTCGAGTGATTGAACGTATGGATGCTGAGATTTCTTAG
- the LOC136218015 gene encoding protein FAR1-RELATED SEQUENCE 5-like: protein MSFRSHSSDSRNDAKDSDSLKSTSVDRFETHIKDEQESQRADIPSIEVSHDGSVLKDEEGPYVVPKVGMEFETEDHAYKCYSGYAVLEGFSIRKDFVNKSRVYGGVVSRRYTCYRQGYRPTKHIADLRKSRHETRTGCLAQMTIARQPNGKFRVTRFETEHNHEFVTPSTGHMLPSQRRLTFAQAVEVDLSKGPGMDGVPKLGMGFDSEDHAYEFYNTYAAQVGFSVRKDYVNRSKIDGAVASRRFTCFREGFRQKDKRDLNVKRPRKETRIGCMAQLVISRQSDGKYRVTHFEERHNHELVAPYRVHMLRSQKRLTAVQVESSEVDGSTTQPKLVSGTPCNKAGDEDIHGYQLIDYNNKLSFKRMRDMREGELERLQQYFHSKQLKNPSFYCSMQLDAEDQITNIFWTDVKMLVDYGDFGDVVCFDTTCRLYKDCRPFVAFTGVNHHKQMVVFSASFLYDETIESYKWLFQTFLKAMSGKKPKTILTDQDAVIAEAIKSVLPETRHRVCAWHVYQRALKQLNHMFVGSDSFINDLTSCFLEHEENEAFVAAWNFMLDAYGLWENEWLHEIFKERETWATAYGRHIFHADTKSVQLCAGFTSSLRKYLKFDVDVLPFFKHLGKMLTDWHYKELEANYDMSQRSPRLMGDVILLKQVRDIYTPVIFELFQLEYEASLNILINQCAQNGSLFEYKVNIYGKQQEYHLSFNSTEERVTCSCMKFEYMGILCSHALKVLDYRNIKMLPIQYIIKRWTRDARV from the coding sequence ATGTCTTTCAGGAGCCATTCTAGTGACTCAAGAAACGATGCTAAGGACTCTGACAGTCTAAAATCAACCTCTGTTGACAGGTTTGAGACACACATAAAAGATGAACAGGAATCTCAGAGGGCAGATATTCCTTCAATTGAGGTATCACATGATGGTTCTGTGCTAAAAGACGAGGAAGGGCCATATGTGGTGCCCAAAGTTGGTATGGAGTTTGAAACAGAAGATCATGCGTATAAGTGTTACAGTGGATATGCTGTTCTTGAAGGTTTCAGTATTAGGaaagattttgtaaataaaagtaGGGTATATGGTGGTGTAGTTTCCAGGAGATATACTTGTTATAGGCAAGGTTATCGGCCCACCAAGCACATAGCAGATCTGAGGAAATCCAGGCATGAAACGAGAACTGGTTGCTTGGCACAGATGACCATTGCACGCCAACCTAATGGAAAGTTCCGTGTCACCCGTTTTGAAACAGAACACAATCATGAGTTTGTAACCCCATCTACAGGTCACATGTTACCATCACAAAGGAGGTTGACTTTTGCCCAAGCAGTTGAAGTTGACTTGTCTAAAGGTCCTGGAATGGATGGGGTACCAAAACTAGGAATGGGTTTTGACTCAGAAGATCATGCATATGAATTTTACAATACCTATGCTGCGCAAGTAGGTTTTAGTGTTCGAAAAGACTATGTAAATAGAAGTAAGATTGATGGTGCTGTGGCATCTAGGAGGTTTACTTGTTTTAGAGAAGGTTTTCGGCAGAAAGATAAGCGAGATTTGAATGTGAAGAGGCCTCGTAAGGAAACAAGGATTGGATGTATGGCTCAACTAGTCATTTCTCGTCAATCAGACGGTAAGTATCGTGTCACACATTTTGAAGAAAGGCACAATCATGAGCTTGTTGCTCCATACAGGGTTCACATGTTACGTTCACAAAAGAGATTAACTGCAGTTCAAGTTGAAAGCAGTGAGGTAGATGGTTCTACAACGCAGCCCAAATTAGTCTCTGGTACACCATGCAACAAAGCAGGAGATGAGGACATTCATGGATATCAACTCATTGATTACAATAACAAACTCTCTTTCAAACGGATGAGGGATATGAGAGAGGGAGAATTAGAAAGATTGCAGCAGTATTTCCATAGCAAGCAACTCAAAAACCCTTCTTTCTATTGTTCTATGCAACTTGATGCAGAAGATCAGATAACTAACATATTCTGGACTGATGTCAAAATGTTGGTGGACTATGGTGACTTTGGAGATGTGGTTTGCTTCGATACAACCTGCAGACTGTACAAAGATTGCAGACCATTTGTGGCATTCACTGGTGTGAATCATCACAAGCAAATGGTGGTCTTCAGTGCTTCCTTTTTATATGATGAAACCATTGAATCTTACAAGTGGCTCTTTCAAACTTTTCTGAAGGCAATGTCTGGGAAGAAGCCCAAGACAATCCTCACAGATCAAGATGCTGTAATTGCTGAAGCAATTAAGTCAGTGTTACCTGAGACACGCCACCGTGTATGTGCATGGCATGTGTACCAACGTGCACTTAAACAGCTGAACCACATGTTTGTGGGCTCAGACTCATTTATTAATGATTTAACCAGTTGCTTTCTTGAGCATGAGGAGAATGAAGCTTTTGTTGCTGCATGGAATTTTATGTTGGATGCATATGGTTTGTGGGAAAATGAATGGTTGCATGAGATTTTTAAGGAAAGAGAGACATGGGCCACAGCATATGGAAGGCACATTTTTCATGCAGATACCAAAAGTGTACAACTTTGTGCAGGTTTCACTTCTAGCTTGAGGAAATACTTAAAGTTTGATGTGGATGTCCTTCCATTTTTTAAGCATCTAGGGAAGATGCTGACAGATTGGCACTACAAAGAGTTAGAAGCTAATTATGATATGAGTCAGCGATCGCCAAGGCTGATGGGGGATGTGATTCTCTTGAAGCAAGTTAGAGATATATACACTCCAGTGATATTTGAATTGTTTCAGCTGGAATATGAAGCCTCTTTGAATATTCTTATTAACCAGTGTG